One window of the Xyrauchen texanus isolate HMW12.3.18 unplaced genomic scaffold, RBS_HiC_50CHRs HiC_scaffold_173, whole genome shotgun sequence genome contains the following:
- the LOC127641794 gene encoding uncharacterized protein LOC127641794 has translation MALAVIEKTTRKWHEIERALTQGFCGERERRSFENCERNLGRIEHLLSPDTNNELKSSLAQLKTLIDANFHPGEDRRFSVRRISSGRRGRPAIDVSREHIEFLLKQGHTIAKTAEILGCSSSFLYKKSKLLGIPVRSMLSAIDDGELEQHVRQLQSQYPNSGNEMIRALLRAQGVLVTRSMVREMLTRVNPTAAARRWSRTVARRVYHVPYPNSLWHIDGNMRLIRWGFVIHGAIDGYSRLITYLNCSTDNRATTVLSQFLKATCLYALPSRVRSDHGGENILVALFMHLVQGLEHRGFITGQSVHNQRIERLWRDVFLHVLQQFYLMFYSLEDSEVLNPDDDLHRLSLHIVYLPEIQKRLEQFRQAWNLHPLRTENNRTPTQLWTEGMLKNIATDSTAVNNVFGENPYSDQNIDVILAQYGIQALPTLDEEEFPAVNVEPLQLILTQQQQTYVHNAIQHISDLKIKYQACCTAIVSILQTQV, from the exons ATGGCGTTGGCTGTAATAGAAAAAACCACCAGAAAATGGCATGAAATTGAACGAGCCCTTACACAGGGGTTTTGTGGAGAGAGAGAACGTCGTTCTTTTGAAAACTGTGAAAGAAATCTAGGAAGAATTGAACATTTGCTATCACCCGACACAAACAATGAACTCAAAAGCAGTTTGGCTCAACTGAAAACTCTAATAGACGCAAATTTCCATCCTGGGGAAGACCGACGTTTCTCTGTCAGGCGCATTAGTTCAG GGAGAAGAGGAAGACCCGCCATTGATGTTAGCAGAGAACACATTGAATTTCTGCTGAAGCAAGGCCATACAATAGCTAAAACTGCTGAAATTCTGGGATGCTCCTCATCATTTCTGTACAAGAAGTCAAAGTTGCTGGGTATACCTGTTAGAAGTATGCTGTCTGCAATAGATGATGGTGAACTTGAACAACATGTGAGGCAACTTCAGAGCCAATATCCTAATTCTGGAAATGAG ATGATAAGAGCCCTGTTGCGCGCACAGGGTGTGCTTGTTACACGGTCCATGGTGCGTGAGATGTTGACACGGGTGAATCCTACTGCTGCTGCAAGGAGATGGAGCCGGACAGTAGCAAGACGTGTTTATCATGTACCTTACCCCAATAGTTTGTGGCACATTGATGGGAACATGCGCCTCATAAG ATGGGGCTTTGTGATTCATGGTGCAATTGATGGATACTCCCGTCTGATTACTTACCTCAACTGCAGCACAGACAATCGTGCCACAACAGTGCTTTCTCAGTTTTTGAAAGCAACATGCCTCTATGCCTTACCATCAAGAGTCAGATCTGACCATGGCGGTGAAAACATCCTTGTGGCTTTATTCATGCATCTAGTTCAAGGACTTGAACACAGAGGTTTCATAACCGGACAATCAGTTCACAATCAGAGAATTGAACGCCTTTGGCgtgatgtgtttttgcatgtgttgCAGCAATTTTACCTTATGTTCTACTCCTTAGAGGATTCAGAGGTTCTAAACCCAGATGATGATCTCCACAGACTTTCACTGCATATTGTTTATCTTCCTGAGATTCAAAAAAGACTGGAGCAGTTTAGACAGGCCTGGAACCTCCATCCATTGCGAACAGAAAATAATCGCACACCGACTCAACTCTGGACAGAGGGCATGCTCAAAAACATTGCAACAGACAGCACAGCTGTCAACAATGTGTTTGGGGAAAATCCCTACAGCGACCAAAACATTGATGTCATCCTAGCGCAGTATGGAATTCAAGCACTGCCTACACTTGATGAGGAAGAGTTCCCAGCTGTTAATGTAGAGCCACTTCAACTCATCCTCACTCAGCAACAACAGACATATGTACACAATGCAATCCAACACATTTCTGATCTAAAGATAAAATATCAGGCTTGCTGTACTGCAATTGTTAGTATTTTGCAAACTCAGGTATAG